In one Umezawaea sp. Da 62-37 genomic region, the following are encoded:
- a CDS encoding 3-oxoacyl-[acyl-carrier-protein] synthase III C-terminal domain-containing protein, with protein MTSLVAVSSHLPETVSVADLRESLGLNDQQVRRFTRLYGLDRICQAPGESEADLMIAAAGKLDALIGQEERVRYVIRAKGMRTTAPYPVSPVQDVREALGLTHAKTFAVADHGCATGLLALDVAGTLLAADGDPDAMALILAGDKTFTPFTQWVEDVSIMGEGVAAVLVSAKGDRDHLLGYATRIHGRDDGVIDMTPEVAKYARKIYQDALEEVILGALGEAGLALADIDLVLPHNVNRVSWTVAAKNLGLPNDKFFLDNLDKTGHCFCADPFINYQTVRELGLLKPGDKYLMTSAGLGQTFSAAVLQH; from the coding sequence ATGACGTCATTGGTGGCAGTGTCGAGTCATCTGCCGGAGACCGTGTCCGTGGCGGACCTGCGGGAATCGTTGGGGCTCAACGACCAGCAGGTGCGGCGGTTCACCAGGCTGTACGGCCTGGACCGGATCTGCCAGGCGCCCGGTGAGTCCGAGGCGGACCTGATGATCGCCGCTGCGGGCAAGCTGGACGCCCTCATCGGCCAGGAGGAACGGGTCCGGTACGTCATCCGGGCCAAGGGCATGCGCACCACTGCTCCCTACCCGGTCAGCCCGGTGCAGGACGTGCGCGAAGCACTGGGGCTGACCCACGCCAAGACCTTCGCGGTGGCCGATCACGGCTGCGCGACGGGTCTGCTGGCGCTGGACGTGGCGGGCACGCTGCTCGCCGCCGACGGCGACCCGGACGCGATGGCGCTGATCCTCGCCGGGGACAAGACCTTCACGCCGTTCACCCAGTGGGTCGAGGACGTCTCGATCATGGGCGAGGGCGTGGCGGCGGTCCTGGTGTCGGCGAAGGGCGACCGGGACCACCTGCTCGGGTACGCGACGCGGATCCACGGCCGGGACGACGGCGTGATCGACATGACGCCGGAGGTGGCGAAGTACGCGCGCAAGATCTACCAGGACGCGCTGGAAGAGGTGATCCTCGGCGCGCTCGGCGAGGCCGGGCTCGCGCTGGCGGACATCGACCTGGTGCTGCCGCACAACGTGAACCGGGTGTCGTGGACGGTCGCGGCGAAGAACCTCGGGCTGCCCAACGACAAGTTCTTCCTGGACAACCTGGACAAGACCGGGCACTGCTTCTGCGCGGACCCCTTCATCAACTACCAGACCGTCCGCGAGCTGGGTCTGCTCAAGCCGGGCGACAAGTACCTGATGACGTCGGCCGGTCTCGGCCAGACGTTCTCCGCCGCTGTTCTCCAGCACTAG
- a CDS encoding acyl carrier protein, with protein MSDTADIQTTTPERARIVSAITSVLAQVLDYDLPELTESSRLFDELGLDSTGVFELLMQLEEALEVEFDTDNLEMAHFETVASLADFVVAERDA; from the coding sequence ATGAGTGACACGGCCGACATCCAGACGACGACTCCCGAGCGTGCCAGGATCGTCTCCGCCATCACCTCGGTGCTGGCCCAGGTGCTCGACTACGACCTGCCCGAGCTGACCGAGTCGTCCCGGCTGTTCGACGAGCTCGGCCTCGACTCGACCGGCGTCTTCGAGCTGCTGATGCAGTTGGAGGAGGCGCTGGAGGTCGAGTTCGACACCGACAACCTCGAGATGGCGCACTTCGAGACGGTGGCCTCGCTCGCCGACTTCGTCGTGGCAGAGCGGGACGC
- a CDS encoding type III PLP-dependent enzyme encodes MSAEFEVQGIPIREIAEEFGTPLYLYDGDELASRVHGLKEHMHPRLEFFFSLKSNPNIGVCSVLHGAGARVECSSMAELLTVRRAGVAPENIIFLGPGKSAREIAACLDEGIYTIICESFGELAVIDELARQRGIAAPVALRVNPSFAVKGSGLTMGGKPRQFGIDETQVFDNADLAQRHPNVRLMGVQVYMGTRILSEEAIAENTERIFELANRVSDVLGFPLDMVDIGGGLGVAYFEGERDLDLPLLAARVNPIIAEFADAHPETRLVMELGRYLTATSGTYVVRVAYVKESMGEKFAVADGGTNHHMAAVGIGSFVKRNFPMRVLNRIDEPADESWHVTGPLCTPNDTLGKKIALPPVRPGDLVGVLRSGAYGPTASPVLFLSHGYPAEVLVLNGRAHLVRERDTTEDLLRHQHLPETAVLATPE; translated from the coding sequence ATGAGCGCTGAGTTCGAGGTCCAGGGCATTCCGATCAGGGAGATCGCGGAGGAGTTCGGCACGCCGCTCTACCTCTACGACGGCGACGAGCTGGCGTCGCGGGTGCACGGCCTCAAGGAGCACATGCACCCGAGGCTGGAGTTCTTCTTCTCCCTCAAGTCGAACCCGAACATCGGCGTGTGCTCGGTGCTGCACGGGGCGGGCGCGCGGGTCGAGTGCTCCTCGATGGCCGAGCTGCTCACGGTGCGCCGCGCGGGCGTGGCACCGGAGAACATCATCTTTCTCGGGCCCGGCAAGAGCGCGCGCGAGATCGCCGCCTGCCTGGACGAGGGCATCTACACCATCATCTGCGAGTCGTTCGGCGAACTGGCGGTCATCGACGAGCTGGCCCGCCAGCGCGGCATCGCGGCCCCGGTCGCGCTGCGGGTCAACCCCAGCTTCGCGGTCAAGGGCTCCGGCCTGACCATGGGCGGCAAGCCGCGCCAGTTCGGCATCGACGAGACGCAGGTCTTCGACAACGCCGACCTGGCGCAGCGGCACCCGAACGTGCGGCTGATGGGCGTGCAGGTCTACATGGGCACCCGCATCCTCAGCGAGGAGGCGATCGCCGAGAACACCGAGCGCATCTTCGAGCTGGCCAACCGGGTGTCCGACGTCCTCGGGTTCCCCCTGGACATGGTCGACATCGGCGGTGGCCTCGGCGTCGCCTACTTCGAGGGCGAACGCGACCTCGACCTGCCGCTGCTGGCCGCGCGGGTCAACCCGATCATCGCCGAGTTCGCCGACGCGCACCCGGAGACCAGGCTCGTCATGGAACTGGGCCGCTACCTCACCGCGACCTCCGGCACGTACGTGGTGCGGGTGGCCTACGTGAAGGAGTCGATGGGGGAGAAGTTCGCGGTCGCCGACGGCGGCACGAACCACCACATGGCCGCGGTCGGCATCGGGTCCTTCGTCAAGCGCAACTTCCCCATGCGCGTGCTCAACCGGATCGACGAGCCCGCCGACGAGAGCTGGCACGTCACCGGGCCGCTCTGCACGCCGAACGACACCCTCGGCAAGAAGATCGCCCTCCCGCCGGTGCGCCCCGGCGACCTGGTCGGCGTGCTGCGCTCCGGCGCGTACGGCCCGACCGCGTCGCCGGTGCTGTTCCTGAGCCACGGCTACCCCGCCGAGGTGCTCGTGCTGAACGGCCGCGCGCACCTCGTCCGCGAGCGCGACACCACCGAGGACCTCCTCCGCCACCAGCACCTCCCCGAGACCGCGGTCCTGGCGACGCCGGAATAG
- a CDS encoding ATP-grasp domain-containing protein: MDDFNTRLKRAVVGEPDTSLVFLGNFEVEEQWARGEHTLPRVSAAGGSAVVNHMDEFALLLAGEDDHVVLKTAPDADYLDYLVGLGIALPTLHVVAGQDPLRNVTEDALADPELIARLAGLDAHLTAHGVSEVEERLAAATGLPLATPDAATCKAVNSKVYSRRAADELGLRQPTGWACDTVEQLEAAFAAAAGLVERGEKVVVKEALGVSGKGIAVLESPRRMDRLFRMIAKQVEKSGQPRIAFCVENWVAKKTDLNYQFTVGRDGVTNFDFVKELYTEGGVHKGHRMPARLSGKQVDELVHTASLLGKKLAADGYFGVVGVDAMVDPDDGLYPVVEINARNNMSTYQVPLQERFVDAGQIALARHYPLRLTGELGFATVRKALDGLVLEQRGGTGLLVNNFATVNAGSRVDGAFDGRLYGILVGTSDEQIAAVDAEITTRLAEEDRR, translated from the coding sequence ATGGATGATTTCAACACCCGCCTGAAGCGGGCCGTGGTGGGCGAGCCGGACACGTCGCTGGTGTTCCTCGGCAACTTCGAGGTCGAGGAGCAGTGGGCGCGCGGGGAGCACACGCTGCCGCGCGTGTCCGCCGCGGGCGGCAGCGCCGTGGTCAACCACATGGACGAGTTCGCGCTGCTGCTGGCGGGCGAGGACGACCACGTGGTGCTCAAGACCGCGCCGGACGCCGACTACCTGGACTACCTGGTGGGCCTGGGGATCGCACTGCCGACGCTGCACGTCGTGGCCGGGCAGGACCCGCTGCGCAACGTCACGGAGGACGCGCTCGCCGACCCCGAGCTGATCGCGCGGCTGGCGGGGCTGGACGCGCACCTGACCGCGCACGGGGTGTCCGAAGTGGAGGAACGGCTCGCCGCGGCGACCGGCCTCCCGCTGGCCACGCCGGACGCGGCCACCTGCAAGGCGGTCAACAGCAAGGTCTACAGCCGTCGGGCCGCCGACGAGCTGGGGCTGCGCCAGCCGACCGGGTGGGCCTGCGACACGGTGGAGCAGCTGGAGGCGGCGTTCGCCGCCGCGGCCGGACTCGTCGAACGGGGCGAGAAGGTCGTGGTCAAGGAGGCGCTCGGCGTGTCCGGCAAGGGCATCGCCGTGCTGGAGAGCCCCCGCCGGATGGACCGGCTGTTCCGGATGATCGCCAAGCAGGTGGAGAAGTCGGGGCAGCCGCGCATCGCGTTCTGCGTGGAGAACTGGGTCGCGAAGAAGACCGACCTGAACTACCAGTTCACCGTGGGCCGCGACGGCGTGACGAACTTCGACTTCGTCAAGGAGCTCTACACCGAGGGCGGTGTCCACAAGGGACACCGGATGCCCGCCAGATTGTCCGGCAAGCAGGTGGACGAGCTGGTGCACACCGCGAGCCTGCTGGGCAAGAAGCTCGCCGCCGACGGCTACTTCGGCGTGGTCGGCGTGGACGCGATGGTCGACCCCGACGACGGGCTCTACCCGGTCGTCGAGATCAACGCGCGCAACAACATGTCCACCTACCAGGTCCCGCTCCAGGAGCGGTTCGTGGACGCCGGGCAGATCGCCTTGGCCCGGCACTACCCCCTGCGGCTCACCGGCGAGCTGGGCTTCGCCACCGTGCGCAAGGCGCTCGACGGCCTGGTGCTGGAGCAGCGCGGCGGAACCGGCCTGCTGGTCAACAACTTCGCCACGGTCAATGCGGGTTCCCGCGTCGACGGGGCGTTCGACGGACGGCTCTACGGCATCCTCGTCGGCACCTCCGACGAGCAGATCGCCGCCGTGGACGCGGAGATCACCACCCGACTGGCGGAGGAGGACCGGCGATGA